In a single window of the Actinomycetota bacterium genome:
- a CDS encoding cell division protein SepF: protein MSIFKRAMDYLGLGADEAYDDYDAPEETDRPMRGQRRDEGPRRTVDPHADYYEDLGARPPRQTLPSRDIEPVPVRRSPGNDDSSVQPRPSNPRQGSNVRAIPPAVSATEPHTVRPRRFDQAQEVADRFKDGMAVIMNLESTERDVSRRLIDFASGLCYALNGSMEKVATGVYLLKPPSRASYDNGGERGDYGV, encoded by the coding sequence ATGTCGATCTTCAAGCGTGCCATGGACTACCTCGGCCTCGGCGCCGACGAGGCGTACGACGACTACGACGCGCCCGAGGAGACCGATCGCCCGATGCGAGGACAGCGGCGCGACGAGGGGCCGCGGCGCACGGTCGACCCGCACGCCGACTACTACGAAGACCTCGGTGCGCGCCCGCCGCGCCAGACGCTGCCGTCGCGTGACATCGAGCCGGTGCCCGTGCGGCGCTCGCCAGGCAACGACGACTCCAGCGTGCAGCCTCGGCCCTCCAATCCGCGGCAGGGCTCCAACGTGCGGGCGATCCCGCCCGCGGTCTCGGCCACCGAGCCCCACACCGTGCGCCCGCGCCGCTTCGACCAGGCCCAAGAGGTGGCCGATCGCTTCAAGGACGGCATGGCGGTGATCATGAACCTCGAGTCGACCGAGCGCGACGTGTCGCGCCGCCTGATCGACTTCGCGAGCGGTCTCTGCTACGCCTTGAACGGTTCGATGGAGAAGGTCGCCACCGGCGTCTACCTGCTGAAGCCACCGTCGCGCGCCAGCTACGACAACGGTGGCGAGCGCGGCGACTACGGCGTCTAG
- a CDS encoding DivIVA domain-containing protein: protein MELSPQAVAAATFRTAKRGYDPEEVRAFLAEVSKTLESSQQHATSMEARARAAVSRLQEIAQAPKEPEGATVPSGDAETISRTLLLAQRTADATVADAKSEADGIVSGARVEAAAVLGEARRTASAEIDDARNEARRTMESERLKAENEVQSLVARREFLLSDVEHLEDFAASQRRRLEDTAALLREVAERVPDGLGELRRPLLSAAAEPHSPDPALAISPEPSPMPETGTLGEPALPDVADVAEAPLDSVAEPATEELDQTEVLERPQNAPPSIWSPNASTGTPEVFADSSPTPPESALLDFGSVAKTSSDEIGGEDGLRFRDDI from the coding sequence ATGGAGCTCAGTCCTCAGGCCGTCGCTGCGGCCACCTTCCGGACCGCGAAGCGGGGCTACGACCCCGAAGAGGTACGGGCCTTCCTCGCCGAGGTGTCGAAGACGCTCGAGTCGTCTCAGCAGCATGCGACCTCGATGGAGGCACGCGCGAGGGCGGCGGTTTCGCGGCTGCAGGAGATCGCCCAGGCACCGAAGGAGCCAGAGGGCGCGACTGTGCCGAGCGGCGACGCCGAGACGATCAGCCGCACGCTCCTCCTGGCGCAGCGGACCGCCGACGCGACGGTCGCCGACGCCAAGTCCGAGGCCGATGGGATCGTCTCGGGGGCCCGGGTAGAGGCTGCGGCGGTGCTCGGCGAAGCGCGCCGTACGGCATCGGCAGAGATCGACGATGCACGCAACGAAGCGCGCCGCACGATGGAGTCCGAGCGGCTGAAGGCCGAGAACGAGGTCCAGTCGCTCGTCGCCCGGCGTGAGTTCTTGCTCTCCGACGTCGAGCACCTCGAGGACTTCGCCGCGTCGCAGCGCCGGCGCCTCGAGGACACCGCAGCCCTCTTGCGGGAGGTCGCCGAACGGGTGCCCGATGGCCTCGGCGAGCTGCGCCGGCCGCTCCTGTCGGCGGCCGCCGAGCCGCACAGCCCCGATCCGGCTCTCGCGATCTCGCCGGAGCCGTCGCCGATGCCCGAAACGGGAACGCTCGGCGAGCCCGCGTTGCCCGACGTGGCCGACGTGGCCGAAGCACCGCTCGATTCGGTTGCCGAGCCCGCTACCGAAGAGCTCGACCAGACCGAGGTCTTGGAGCGCCCGCAGAACGCGCCGCCGAGCATCTGGTCGCCGAATGCCTCCACCGGCACGCCGGAGGTGTTCGCCGACTCCAGCCCGACACCGCCCGAGTCCGCGCTCTTGGATTTCGGCAGCGTCGCGAAGACCAGCTCCGACGAGATCGGCGGCGAGGACGGGTTGCGCTTCCGCGACGACATTTGA
- a CDS encoding isoleucine--tRNA ligase, with protein sequence MSNRRYPTVDAQPSFPQLEADVLAFWEADRTFAASVAARPAGIDGANEYVFYDGPPFANGLPHYGHLLTGFVKDAVPRYQTMRGHRVERRFGWDCHGLPAEVQTEKELGISGHREIAAFGIDRFNDACRTSVLRYTAEWQRYVTRQARWVDFDDDYKTLDLSYMESVMWAFKTLWDKGLVYEGFRVLAYCWRCETPLSNTETRMDDTYRDRQDPALTVWFQLDTGERILAWTTTPWTLPSNLALAVAPGVDYAVMEEPGADGVPQRYVLAEASLPSYERELAAATRVGTIRGADLVGRTYRPMFPFFAETPGAFRVLGADFVTTDDGSGVVHLAPGFGEDDQLVCNAAGIPTICPMDEHGRFTAEVDTWAGEHVFDANPAVIRHLKDRGVVVRHDTYEHPYPHCWRCAQPLVYRAVSSWFVQVTAFRDRMVELNQQIRWVPEHVKDGSFGKWLANARDWSISRNRFWGSPIPVWRSDDPAHPRLDVYGSIAELEADFGTAVVDLHRPAVDLLVRPNPDDPTGRSTMRRVPEVLDCWFESGSMPFAQVHFPFENAEWFEHHHPGDFIVEYLAQTRGWFYTLHVLATALFDRPAFSTCVSHGIVLGDDGLKMSKSLRNYPDPMFVFDTYGSDAMRWHLLSSTILRGADFSVTEQGIRDTVRHVLLPLWNAWYFLTLYANSANTGGEVRTDSSNELDRYVLAKAHELVAQVTAEMDDYDLFGACAHVRAFLDVLTNWYIRRSRERFWAGEQDAIDTLHTVLTMVCRLSAPLLPLTAEVVYRGLTGERSVHLTDWPALDELPADDELVTAMDRVRDVCSATLSVRKANNRRVRLPLAELTVAAPGVDTLARFREIIADEVNVKQVNFTDDVASVAEEVLQVVPAAIGPRLGAQTQQVIAAVRSGDWHRDGDSIVAGGIRLEPGEFSLRLQATSDAAAASLADGVVVLDTTVTPELEAEGTARDLIRLVQQARREAGLDVSDRIVLQLGLPDELRERLVGQGGLVEMVARETLATDVRFAPGEPTAELDGQSVHIGVATA encoded by the coding sequence ATGTCCAACCGCCGGTACCCGACCGTCGACGCCCAGCCGTCGTTCCCCCAGCTAGAAGCAGACGTCTTGGCGTTCTGGGAGGCCGATCGAACGTTCGCAGCATCGGTAGCTGCACGTCCGGCGGGCATCGACGGCGCCAACGAGTACGTCTTCTACGACGGCCCGCCGTTCGCCAACGGCCTACCGCACTACGGCCACCTGCTCACCGGGTTCGTGAAGGACGCCGTCCCGCGCTACCAGACGATGCGCGGCCACCGGGTGGAGCGCCGCTTCGGCTGGGACTGCCACGGCCTGCCCGCCGAGGTGCAGACCGAGAAGGAGCTCGGCATCTCCGGGCACCGTGAGATCGCGGCCTTCGGCATCGACCGGTTCAACGACGCGTGCCGCACGAGCGTGCTGCGCTACACCGCCGAGTGGCAGCGCTACGTCACCCGCCAGGCGCGCTGGGTGGACTTCGACGACGACTACAAGACGCTCGACCTGTCCTACATGGAGAGCGTGATGTGGGCGTTCAAGACGTTGTGGGACAAGGGCCTCGTGTACGAGGGGTTCCGCGTCCTCGCCTACTGCTGGCGGTGTGAGACGCCGCTGTCCAACACCGAGACGCGCATGGACGACACGTACCGCGACCGGCAGGACCCCGCGCTCACCGTCTGGTTCCAGCTCGACACCGGCGAGCGGATCCTCGCCTGGACGACCACTCCCTGGACGCTGCCGTCGAACCTGGCGCTCGCGGTGGCCCCGGGAGTCGACTACGCGGTGATGGAGGAACCCGGCGCTGACGGCGTGCCGCAGCGCTACGTGCTCGCCGAGGCGAGCCTTCCCTCCTACGAGCGCGAGCTCGCCGCGGCGACGCGCGTCGGCACGATCCGCGGCGCGGACCTCGTCGGACGCACTTACCGGCCGATGTTCCCGTTCTTCGCCGAGACGCCGGGTGCGTTCCGCGTGCTCGGCGCCGACTTCGTCACCACCGACGACGGCAGCGGAGTCGTCCACCTGGCGCCGGGCTTCGGCGAGGACGACCAGCTCGTCTGCAATGCGGCAGGCATCCCCACCATCTGCCCGATGGACGAGCACGGCCGGTTCACCGCCGAGGTCGACACCTGGGCCGGCGAGCACGTCTTCGATGCCAATCCCGCTGTCATCCGTCACCTGAAGGACCGCGGTGTGGTGGTGCGCCACGACACGTACGAGCACCCGTACCCGCACTGCTGGCGGTGTGCGCAACCGCTCGTCTACCGGGCCGTCTCGTCGTGGTTCGTCCAGGTCACCGCGTTCCGTGACCGCATGGTCGAGCTCAACCAGCAGATCCGCTGGGTACCCGAACACGTGAAGGACGGCAGCTTCGGCAAGTGGCTCGCCAACGCCCGTGACTGGTCGATCAGCCGCAACCGCTTCTGGGGCTCGCCGATCCCGGTGTGGAGGAGCGACGACCCCGCCCACCCGCGCCTCGACGTGTACGGCAGCATCGCCGAACTGGAGGCCGACTTCGGTACGGCCGTCGTCGACCTCCACCGCCCCGCGGTCGACCTGCTCGTACGCCCGAACCCCGACGACCCGACCGGGCGCTCCACGATGCGGCGCGTGCCCGAGGTGCTCGACTGCTGGTTCGAGTCGGGCTCGATGCCGTTCGCCCAGGTGCACTTCCCGTTCGAGAACGCCGAGTGGTTCGAGCATCACCACCCCGGCGACTTCATCGTCGAGTACCTCGCCCAGACGAGGGGCTGGTTCTACACGTTGCACGTGCTCGCGACGGCCCTCTTCGACCGCCCCGCGTTCTCCACCTGTGTCAGCCACGGCATCGTGCTCGGCGACGACGGGCTGAAGATGTCGAAGAGCCTGCGCAACTACCCCGACCCGATGTTCGTGTTCGACACCTACGGCTCCGACGCGATGCGCTGGCACCTGCTCAGCTCGACGATCCTTCGCGGAGCCGACTTCTCGGTCACCGAGCAGGGCATCCGCGACACCGTGCGCCACGTGCTGCTGCCGCTGTGGAACGCCTGGTACTTCTTGACCCTCTACGCGAACTCGGCCAACACAGGTGGCGAGGTGCGCACCGACTCGTCCAACGAGCTCGACCGCTACGTGCTCGCGAAGGCCCACGAGCTGGTGGCGCAGGTGACGGCCGAGATGGACGACTACGACCTGTTCGGCGCCTGCGCTCACGTACGGGCGTTCCTCGACGTGTTGACCAACTGGTACATCCGCCGCAGCCGGGAGCGCTTCTGGGCCGGTGAGCAAGACGCGATCGACACGCTGCACACGGTGCTCACCATGGTGTGCCGGCTGAGCGCGCCGCTGCTACCGCTCACCGCCGAGGTGGTCTACCGCGGTCTCACCGGTGAGCGCTCGGTACACCTCACCGACTGGCCGGCACTCGACGAGCTGCCCGCCGACGACGAGCTGGTCACGGCGATGGACCGGGTGCGCGACGTGTGCTCGGCCACCCTCAGCGTGCGCAAGGCGAACAACCGCCGCGTCCGGCTGCCGCTGGCCGAGCTGACAGTTGCTGCGCCGGGGGTCGACACGTTGGCCCGCTTCCGCGAGATCATCGCCGACGAGGTGAACGTGAAGCAGGTGAACTTCACCGACGACGTGGCGAGCGTCGCCGAGGAGGTGCTGCAGGTGGTGCCGGCGGCCATCGGACCGCGCCTCGGTGCGCAGACGCAGCAGGTGATCGCCGCGGTCCGCTCCGGCGACTGGCACCGCGACGGCGACTCGATCGTGGCCGGCGGAATCCGGCTGGAGCCGGGGGAGTTCTCGTTGCGCCTGCAGGCCACCTCCGACGCCGCCGCGGCGAGCCTTGCCGACGGCGTCGTGGTGCTCGACACCACCGTCACCCCCGAGCTCGAGGCCGAAGGCACCGCGCGTGACCTCATCCGCCTCGTCCAGCAGGCCCGCCGCGAGGCGGGGCTCGACGTCAGCGACCGGATCGTGCTCCAGCTCGGCCTGCCCGACGAGCTGCGGGAGCGCCTCGTCGGCCAAGGCGGGCTGGTCGAGATGGTCGCCCGGGAGACCCTGGCCACCGACGTTCGGTTCGCGCCGGGCGAACCGACTGCCGAGCTGGACGGGCAGTCCGTCCACATCGGCGTCGCCACCGCGTAG
- the ftsZ gene encoding cell division protein FtsZ: MAGGPQNYLAVIKVLGVGGGGVNAVNRMIDAGLRGVEFIAINTDAQALLMSDADVKLDIGRDLTRGLGAGSDPEVGRAASEGHRDEIEEIMKGADMVFITAGEGGGTGTGGAPVIAEIAKSMGALTIGVVTRPFSFEGRRRAVQADTGVQRLKEKVDTLIVIPNDRLLSVANEKTSVLNAFKMADEVLLQGVSGITNLITTPGLINTDFADVKMILSNAGSALMGIGQASGDNRAVTAAQAAIASPLLEAAIDGARGILLNITGPSGMGLFEMNSAAEIIHGVAHQDANIIFGTVIDDEMGDEVKVTVIAAGFERWDGSPASGRAELRPVESKSAGNLKDIFGDESGGDPLTDDGDDDFDVPSFLK, translated from the coding sequence ATGGCAGGTGGACCACAGAACTATCTCGCCGTCATCAAGGTGCTCGGCGTCGGTGGTGGCGGGGTGAACGCCGTCAACCGGATGATCGACGCCGGGCTCCGAGGTGTCGAGTTCATCGCCATCAACACCGACGCGCAGGCGCTGCTCATGAGCGACGCCGACGTCAAGCTCGACATCGGTCGTGATCTCACCCGGGGCCTCGGCGCGGGCAGCGATCCCGAGGTCGGCCGGGCAGCCTCTGAGGGGCACCGCGACGAGATCGAAGAGATCATGAAGGGCGCCGACATGGTGTTCATCACCGCGGGCGAAGGTGGCGGTACCGGCACCGGCGGGGCGCCGGTGATCGCCGAGATCGCGAAGAGCATGGGCGCGCTCACCATCGGCGTGGTGACCAGGCCGTTCTCGTTCGAGGGCCGCCGGCGGGCGGTGCAGGCCGACACCGGTGTGCAGCGGCTGAAGGAGAAGGTCGACACGCTGATCGTCATCCCCAACGACCGCCTGCTCTCGGTGGCGAACGAAAAGACGAGCGTGCTCAACGCGTTCAAGATGGCCGACGAGGTGTTGCTGCAGGGTGTGTCGGGGATCACGAACCTGATCACCACCCCCGGCCTGATCAACACCGACTTCGCCGACGTGAAGATGATCCTGTCGAACGCCGGCTCGGCGCTGATGGGCATCGGCCAGGCGAGCGGCGACAACCGGGCGGTGACCGCCGCCCAGGCCGCCATCGCGAGCCCGTTGCTCGAAGCCGCCATCGACGGCGCGCGCGGGATCCTGCTGAACATCACCGGGCCGTCGGGGATGGGGCTGTTCGAGATGAACTCGGCTGCCGAGATCATCCACGGCGTCGCGCACCAGGACGCGAACATCATCTTCGGCACGGTGATCGACGACGAGATGGGCGACGAGGTGAAGGTCACCGTCATCGCCGCCGGGTTCGAGCGCTGGGACGGCTCGCCGGCCTCGGGGCGCGCTGAGCTGCGACCGGTCGAGTCCAAGTCGGCCGGCAACCTGAAGGACATCTTCGGCGACGAGTCCGGCGGTGACCCGCTCACCGACGACGGCGACGACGACTTCGACGTGCCCTCGTTCTTGAAGTGA
- a CDS encoding DNA-binding protein: protein MKKAAPAKKAAPAKKAAPAKKAAPAKKAAPAKKAAPAKKAAPAKKAAPVKQAAPAKKAAPAKKVAPAKKVAPAKKAAPATKAAPARKAAPAPASKAPAPAKPAPAAAKQAAPVAPAAKRAPSKDGIVTTKDFDLTFLRAQRQALQTERARLVGQAENLESEAAALIEEAEMGDVQFDDESGEGDTMVVERERDLTLSAQARQIVEEIDAALARFAEGTYGYSVVSGRPISRERLDAIPWATELVDEKVGWIGRR, encoded by the coding sequence GTGAAGAAGGCTGCACCGGCGAAGAAGGCTGCACCGGCGAAGAAGGCCGCCCCGGCGAAGAAGGCCGCCCCCGCGAAGAAGGCCGCTCCGGCGAAGAAGGCCGCTCCGGCGAAGAAGGCCGCCCCCGCGAAGAAGGCCGCCCCCGTGAAGCAGGCTGCTCCGGCGAAGAAGGCTGCACCGGCGAAGAAGGTCGCTCCGGCCAAGAAGGTTGCGCCGGCGAAGAAGGCTGCTCCGGCGACCAAAGCTGCTCCGGCGCGCAAGGCTGCTCCGGCGCCGGCCAGCAAAGCGCCCGCACCGGCGAAGCCGGCGCCTGCCGCGGCGAAGCAGGCTGCGCCGGTCGCTCCGGCTGCCAAGCGGGCGCCGTCCAAGGACGGCATCGTCACGACGAAGGACTTCGACCTCACGTTCCTGCGGGCGCAGCGCCAGGCCCTCCAGACCGAGCGCGCTCGACTCGTCGGGCAGGCGGAGAACCTGGAGAGCGAGGCCGCGGCCCTCATCGAGGAGGCCGAGATGGGCGACGTGCAGTTCGACGACGAGTCCGGCGAGGGTGACACGATGGTCGTCGAACGCGAGCGCGACCTGACGCTCAGCGCCCAGGCACGCCAGATCGTCGAAGAGATCGATGCCGCGCTCGCCAGGTTCGCCGAGGGTACGTACGGCTATTCGGTCGTCTCCGGGCGCCCGATCTCCCGTGAGCGCTTGGACGCGATCCCCTGGGCGACCGAGCTCGTCGACGAGAAGGTCGGCTGGATCGGACGGCGATGA
- the lspA gene encoding signal peptidase II — protein MNEAGVEVERSTPPRHLLGLSAAVAAVVLTLDQLTKHWAVNALADDHVVHVFWTLQFNLAFNSGMAFSQAEGIGPIIGVLALVIVVVLLVSLRKHDSRLSAVAVGMIIGGALGNIADRLLRGDGWLRGSVVDFIDVQWWPIFNVADIGVTLGGVMLLIGALRAPAR, from the coding sequence ATGAACGAGGCGGGTGTCGAGGTGGAGCGCAGTACGCCGCCGAGACACCTGCTCGGCCTCTCCGCTGCGGTCGCCGCGGTGGTGTTGACCCTCGACCAGCTGACCAAGCACTGGGCGGTCAACGCCCTCGCCGACGACCACGTCGTCCACGTCTTCTGGACGCTGCAGTTCAACCTCGCGTTCAACAGCGGGATGGCGTTCAGCCAGGCCGAGGGGATCGGCCCGATCATCGGCGTGCTCGCCCTCGTCATCGTGGTGGTGCTGCTCGTGTCCTTGCGCAAGCACGACAGCCGTCTCTCGGCCGTCGCGGTCGGGATGATCATCGGCGGCGCGCTGGGCAACATCGCCGACCGTCTGCTGCGCGGCGACGGCTGGCTGCGGGGGAGCGTCGTCGACTTCATCGACGTCCAGTGGTGGCCGATCTTCAACGTCGCCGACATCGGTGTGACCCTCGGCGGGGTGATGCTCTTGATCGGCGCCCTGCGAGCCCCCGCCCGTTGA
- a CDS encoding RluA family pseudouridine synthase: MPDRAITEEVPAALDGVRVDRLVALVASVARADAAAVVAAGGVRLDGAVVVSGKQRVRAGQVVEVDAAQLPKRSLPAADPDVSFRVVYADDDVIVVDKPAGLVVHPGAGNPEGTLVNGLLAQFPELATVGDVARPGIVHRLDAGTSGLLVVARTAAAYHALVAAMSARRVQRSYDVLVWGRPEAATGIIEAPIGRDQRDPMRMAVVVGGRPARTRYQVVRHFADPGVTLLRCELETGRTHQIRVHLTATGHPVVGDATYGGNRRGVTSDRPFLHAAHLAFDHPRTGEELHFDAALPADLAEILSGLADRGGADGTGEA; encoded by the coding sequence ATGCCCGATCGCGCGATCACCGAGGAGGTCCCGGCGGCGCTCGACGGCGTGCGCGTAGACCGCCTCGTCGCGCTCGTGGCCTCTGTCGCCCGGGCCGACGCGGCCGCGGTGGTCGCCGCGGGTGGTGTCCGCCTCGACGGCGCAGTGGTGGTGTCGGGCAAGCAGCGCGTCCGCGCAGGGCAGGTGGTCGAGGTCGACGCGGCCCAACTGCCGAAGCGCTCGCTACCCGCGGCCGACCCCGACGTCTCGTTCCGCGTCGTCTACGCGGACGACGACGTGATCGTGGTCGACAAACCGGCCGGCCTCGTCGTGCACCCGGGGGCGGGGAACCCCGAGGGGACGCTCGTCAACGGGCTGCTAGCGCAGTTCCCGGAGTTGGCCACCGTCGGCGACGTCGCCCGTCCCGGGATCGTCCACCGGCTCGACGCCGGGACCTCCGGGCTGCTCGTCGTCGCTCGCACCGCGGCCGCCTACCACGCGCTCGTCGCCGCGATGTCCGCCCGCAGGGTGCAGCGCAGCTACGACGTCTTGGTGTGGGGCCGGCCCGAGGCGGCGACGGGCATCATCGAGGCTCCGATCGGTCGCGACCAGCGTGACCCGATGCGGATGGCCGTCGTCGTCGGTGGTCGCCCGGCGCGGACGCGCTACCAGGTGGTCCGCCACTTCGCCGATCCCGGGGTGACGCTGTTGCGCTGCGAGCTGGAGACCGGGCGCACGCACCAGATCCGGGTCCACCTCACGGCCACGGGGCATCCGGTGGTCGGCGATGCGACGTACGGGGGCAACCGTCGCGGGGTCACCTCCGATCGCCCCTTCCTCCACGCCGCTCATCTCGCGTTCGACCACCCCCGCACAGGCGAGGAGCTGCACTTCGATGCCGCCCTGCCTGCCGACCTGGCCGAGATCCTCTCCGGTCTGGCCGATCGCGGGGGCGCCGACGGCACCGGCGAGGCGTGA
- a CDS encoding DUF167 domain-containing protein, with product MDVRPVDGGVELAVYVQPGARRAGVAIHGDALKVSVTARAVEGRANAAVVAAVAELFGVRASAVQLTRGPRSRAKVLRVAGIDLDEVSAVLQQVNDRC from the coding sequence GTGGACGTCCGCCCCGTCGACGGCGGCGTCGAGCTCGCGGTGTACGTCCAGCCGGGTGCACGCCGCGCCGGGGTGGCCATCCACGGCGACGCGTTGAAGGTGTCCGTGACCGCACGCGCCGTCGAGGGTCGCGCCAACGCGGCAGTCGTCGCCGCGGTCGCGGAGCTGTTCGGCGTGCGGGCCTCCGCGGTGCAGCTCACGCGCGGGCCGCGCAGTCGCGCGAAGGTGCTGCGCGTCGCGGGGATCGACCTCGACGAGGTGTCGGCCGTGCTCCAGCAGGTGAACGACCGCTGCTGA
- a CDS encoding YggS family pyridoxal phosphate-dependent enzyme: protein MAGLDPGLVAVRLAEVRARIAAAGGVDVAVVAVTKTFGPDAIAAAMDAGCRDIGENYAQELVSKLSALATTAPLCQPEVHFIGHLQSNKVRALVPYVHLWQTVDRPSLVDELAKRVPGARVLLQVNTTGEAAKSGCHPDALAALLDRARASGLAVEGLMTIGPLEGGERATRSAFRRLRALADGAGLTTVSMGMTHDLEIAVEEGATMVRVGTALFGPRPPIA from the coding sequence ATGGCCGGGCTCGACCCGGGACTCGTAGCCGTTCGCCTCGCCGAGGTGCGCGCCCGCATCGCGGCGGCAGGGGGCGTCGACGTGGCCGTGGTGGCGGTGACGAAGACCTTCGGCCCCGACGCGATCGCCGCCGCGATGGACGCCGGGTGCCGAGACATCGGCGAGAACTACGCGCAGGAGCTCGTCTCCAAGCTGTCCGCGCTCGCCACGACCGCACCCCTCTGCCAACCCGAGGTGCACTTCATCGGCCATCTCCAGTCGAACAAGGTGCGCGCCCTCGTGCCCTACGTGCACCTGTGGCAGACGGTCGACCGGCCCTCCCTCGTCGACGAGCTCGCGAAGCGCGTTCCCGGGGCACGCGTGCTGCTCCAGGTGAACACCACCGGGGAGGCGGCGAAGAGCGGCTGTCACCCTGATGCGCTGGCCGCGCTGCTCGATCGGGCGCGGGCGTCGGGACTCGCCGTGGAGGGCCTGATGACGATCGGGCCGCTGGAGGGCGGCGAGCGCGCCACGCGGTCGGCCTTCAGGCGTCTGCGGGCCCTCGCCGACGGAGCCGGGTTGACGACGGTGTCGATGGGCATGACCCACGACTTGGAGATCGCCGTCGAGGAGGGAGCCACCATGGTCCGCGTCGGCACGGCGCTCTTCGGCCCGCGTCCACCTATCGCCTGA
- a CDS encoding YggT family protein codes for MIEVLCFAVLLYTIAIVVRMVLSWFPPSDGVVEQVGLFLRRITEPVLAPARRLIPPLGAIDISPLVVLLVLQVVVRGLILGCGSG; via the coding sequence ATGATCGAGGTCCTCTGCTTCGCGGTGCTGCTCTACACCATCGCGATCGTGGTGCGGATGGTGCTGTCCTGGTTCCCGCCCTCCGACGGGGTCGTCGAGCAGGTCGGGCTGTTTCTGAGGCGGATCACCGAACCGGTCCTCGCCCCCGCGCGCAGGCTGATCCCGCCGCTCGGAGCGATCGACATCTCGCCGCTCGTCGTGCTCTTGGTGCTGCAGGTCGTGGTGCGCGGGCTGATCCTCGGATGCGGCTCGGGCTGA
- a CDS encoding Rrf2 family transcriptional regulator — protein MRVSTRGDYACRALLSLALHSDEGGPTSVRDIAERTGLPQPYLEQILLALKGAGLVRSKRGVGGGYVLARRAEEIRLSEIISAVDGPIALGDFGEPHADGSCDHEGQCVLLAIWKQAGDHMRRHLEGFTLAGIAEAARGEAPWPGERDGL, from the coding sequence GTGCGCGTGTCGACGAGGGGTGACTATGCCTGTCGTGCCCTGTTGTCGCTCGCACTCCACTCCGACGAGGGGGGCCCGACGTCGGTGCGCGACATCGCCGAGCGAACGGGCCTGCCCCAGCCCTACCTCGAGCAGATCCTGCTCGCGCTGAAGGGCGCCGGGCTCGTGCGGTCCAAGCGCGGCGTCGGCGGCGGCTACGTCCTCGCCCGCCGCGCCGAGGAGATCCGCCTGTCGGAGATCATCTCCGCGGTGGACGGCCCGATCGCGCTCGGCGACTTCGGCGAGCCGCACGCCGACGGGTCCTGCGACCACGAAGGCCAGTGCGTGCTGCTCGCGATCTGGAAGCAGGCCGGCGACCACATGCGCCGCCACCTGGAGGGGTTCACGCTGGCCGGCATCGCCGAGGCCGCCCGCGGCGAGGCGCCGTGGCCAGGTGAGCGCGACGGCCTTTAG